Sequence from the uncultured Flavobacterium sp. genome:
TGATATATCAAAATTGTAATATTCGAACATAATATCGAATAAAGGATTGTGACTCAGATCTAATTTTAATTCTAATTGCTCAACCAATTTTTCATAAGAGTATTCCTGATTAGAAAAACATTGCAGTGTATTCTCTCTAACATTATCAAGCAAATCTGAGAAGTTTTGATCACCTTTAGGATAATTTCGCAACGCTACTGTATTGATAAATACACCTATTAATTTTTCAAGATCAACGTGTTGGCGACCTGCAGTAGAAGTTCCAATAACTACATCTTCCTGACCTGATAATTTAGATAATAAAACGATGAAAGAAGTTAGCAACAAGGTGTACATGGTAACTTCTTGTTTCGAACACACTTCTGCCAATGTATTGACTTCCTCACTATTTAATTCAAAAGATGCAGTAGCTCCTTTAAAATTGCTAATTCGTGGTCTTGCAAAATCTGTTGGTAAATTAAGAATAGCCGGAACATCTTTATACTGATCCAACCAAAATTCTTTTTGCTTTTCAAGTTGATTTTCTTTTTCCTTATTTTGCTGCCATACGGCATAGTCTTTATATTGAATGCTTAAAGGTTTCAACTCCTGATCATCTAGAAGTGCTGTAAATTCCTCCATAAGGTTTACATACGAAACTCCATCAGTTACAATATGATGCATATCAATAAGCAAATAAGCCGCATTTTTTTGCGTTCTTTTGAGTGCAACTCTAATTAGAGAAGGAATACTTAAGTCAAAACTTTTTATAAAGTTTTGCATCGATTCATCTAAGCTGCTCTCTAAATCTGATACGTCTTCTATATGAAAATCAATGGTGTCGTGAACTTTTTGAACTGGTTCTCCATCTATTAGATGAAATGAAGTTCTTAAAGATTCGTGTCTGTTAATAATGATATTAAAAGCTTTTTCGAACGCTTTAATATCAATATCTCCCATTACTTCAAAAACTGTTGGAACATTATAAGCGGTCATTTCCGGATTTATCTGACCAAGTATAAACGTGCGTTTTTGCGCATTAGACTGCGGATAAAAACTGCTGATTTGGGCAGAAGGAATATGTCCAAAAATTACTTTTGGAGAATTTGATATAAGTTCTGATTGAGCGCCTATAGTACGGTTTTCAAAAGCTTTGCGAATACTAATTTCTATTCCAAAAGATTTGTGAATTCTAGAAATTAATCTAATCAGGATCAAAGAATTACCTCCCAGCTGAAAAAAGTCATCATTTAATCCTATGGAAGTAGCGCCTAAAACTTCTTTCCATATATGAAGTAATTCCTGCTCTACATCTAAACTTGAAGAAACAGTAACATTAGAAAATTCGGTTACGTTATTCTCAATTTTTGAATTGCCATCCGATTTATTATCTTCATCCTTTAGCGAATTTAAAAATTCATCATTTTTTCCGTCTAAATGATCTTTTAAAAGTACAAACCTTTGAATTTTTCCACTTGTAGTTTTAGGAATTTTATCAACGGCTATTACTTTTTCTACTGTTAAGCCAGTTCTTTGCCCAATGTGGTCTTTTATTGTTTTTTCAAGATCAATAAATTCCGAAACTGTACCATTAAACACCATAAATACATAGATATCATCATGATGTTTATCTGGATTGAAAAGACTACAAGTAACTGCTTTTTGAAATTGTATTTGTGGCAATTCATTAATTAAATCGTCCAGATCATTTGGAAAATAATTTTGTCCGTTTACCAAAATCATTTCTTTTTCCCTACCTGTTAAGATTAGGTTATTATGATTTATAAATCCCAGATCTCCTGTATTTAACCATCCGTCTTCAGAAATTGTTTCTGCAGTTTTTTCCTCATCATTATAAAATTCTAATGTAACTGCTTTACTTCTAAGATGCACAATTCCTAGCGTTCCTTCCGGAAGAGTTTGCATGTTCCTGTCGGTAATTTTTATCTCGGTACCCGTAAAAGGACCTAAATTTGCAAATGAAACAGCGTTTATAGAATCGGCGTCTACGATCTCAATTGCGTTACCAACTTTTAATTTGTGTCGGTCTAAGATGTATTCTCTAATTCTATTATCATCTTTGAGCGTAAAAGCTACCCCCAATACCGATTCTGCCAATCCGTAAGCCGGTCCAACTACACCTTTACTAAGACCATAAGGAGAAAGTACGCGTTCAAATTCATCACAAATAGCAACTGATACAGGTTCTGCCCCGTTGATTATCAGTCTTAAGTTATTAAATGATAAACCTTTTAGCTCATCAGGATTCAAATTGTCTATGGTGTGTTTAAAGCCAAAGTTTGGAGAGCCTGAAATTGTTATATTGTGACTGGCTAAACTTTTTACCCATAAATCCGGATACGCGAAAAACACCATAGGTGGCATTAAAAATTGCGGTAGATTTTTTAATAATGGAAATATGTGAAAAAATACTAATCCCAAATCATGCGTTAATGGCATCCATCCAAGAAATGAATCTGTTGCTTGAATGTCAATTAAATTAGACATTGTTTCAATATTATATACAATGCTATCCTGTTTATTCACAATACCTTTTGGATTTCCGGTAGAGCCTGACGAAAATTGAATAAACACAGTATCTGACGAATCTCCCGGAAGAACTGTAGCCAGTTTAGAATAGGTTATTTCGCCAAGAAATATAAATCTATAATCAATATCAACAAAGGTTTCAGAATCATTTTGTAAATATTCCTTCCAACTATCTTTCAAGGTAGGTAAATCAGTTATCAGGTATGGATTATTTAATCTTCCCCATACTTTTCTGATTTTTCGCATTATGTCGATATTTACTCCAAACACAATAGGTACTGGAATAATTTTACCAAAAACACATGCCCAGAATGTAACCAAAAAGTTTTTGTTTGACAGAAACTGAAACACTAATTCGTCTCCGGGTTTTATCCCTTTTTCCTGTAGAACGTGTAACATACCCCTCGCCTCCATATAGAGCTTTTTATAAGAGATATATTCTACTTGATTTTCACTATCTATTAATGTGATACCTGTTTGATCACCTGATTCAATATTTTTCTGAAATATTTCTTGTATAGTCAATTGCTTTAACATTTTAATTTTAGATGTAGATTAAACTAATTCCTCACTCATTACTTGAAAAGAATTTGCAATTATTTTAGTTGACAATTGTCTTACCGAAGGCCCGGTAAGAAATTCAATTGGTGCTATTTCAACAGCAAGACTCTCTTTTATCATTCCCATAAATTCAATTGTCAGAACTGAATCTACACCTAAAAGATTTATACCTTTATCAGGATTGACATTGTCTGCCGAAATTTTCAAAATTCTTCCTAAATGTTTTTTTAAGAGCGTAATAATGAACTCGTGTTGTGAATTTGGATCTAAACCTGATAATTTTTCTCTATTACCTGCCTGTACTTCACTCAAAGATTCTTCCTGATTATTATTCATCTTATCAATTTCGCTGAATAATGCTACACCACTTTTTCCAAAACTCTTTGAGATTATACTCCAATTCAAATCAAAAAATCCAATTTGAGTTGGTTTCTCTTTGACGAAGAAATCGATACCCAGCATTACCTGTTTATTAGTAAAACTGTTGATTCCGCTTCCTTTTAGGATCTTTTCAATATTTTCATTTCTGGAAACCACTCCCGACTCTTTTAAAACACCAAGATTTACTGTAGTTGCTGCCAGATTCAGACCTTTTCTCCAAAGGGCAAACGAATCTAAAAATGCATTGGCAGCCACATAATTTGCCTGACCAATGTTTCCTATTAATGAAGATATCGAAGAGAATAAAACAAAAATATCGAGATGCAATTCCTTGCTCAAATGATGAAGATTCATTGCTCCATCTATTTTTGGTTGAAATACTTTCATGAATCTGTCTTCATTCATATCTAAGAGATAACCATCGTCGAGCACCATTGCGCTATGAAAAATTCCAATAAGTGCTGGTAAATCTTCTTTTATTTTGTTGAAAACTTGTTGGAGATCTTGAAATTTAGAGATGTCTACAGCATAAACCTGGACATTAACTCCTTTTTTCTTCATTTTTTCAACATTCTGTATGGTATCTGTATTTGTTAATCCGCTTCTGCTAAGCAAGGCTATATTTCTTGCACCTTTTTCCACAAGCCAATTTGCAATCTCTAAACCTAATCCTCCTGTTCCTCCGGTAATTAAATAGGTTCCGTCTGTTCTTACTTTCCCTTCTTGTGTATTGGCAACCTGAACAGGTTCATTTTGGAAATCAATTACAACATTACCCAATTGCTTGTTGTCTTTGATTTGATTGAATGCTTCTAAAATATGATCCACAGAGAAAACAGTTGAAGGCAAAGCAGGTAATTCTCCTGATTCTAAATAGTTTACCAAGTCTGCTAACAAACCTTCTATTTTTTCTTTTTTCTCAATCAACATTCGATCAATATCCACAGAAATATAAGAGAGATTGTGATTGAAAAATTTCATATCCATAGAATCATTGCCCATAATATCCTTTTTACTGATGTCTAAATAGATCCCATAAGGAGCTAATGACGAGAAGTTTTGATAGGCTAATTCTCCAGATTCTGAACTTAATATTACATCAACTCCTTTTCCGTTGGTTTCTTTTTTTATGTGTTTTGCAAAATCTAAATTCTCAGAATTATAAATATGCTGAACTCCTAATGTTCTTAAAAAAGAACTGTTTTCATCAGATTCGGTAGTAACAAAAATCTCGGCTCCTATATGTTTAGCATAATTAATTGCTGCCAAACCTACGCCATTAGTAGCATTATGGATAAGTACTTTATCTCCTTTTCCTAAACCTGCCCTATCTCTTAAACAGTAAATAGCAGTCAGGTAACTTATGATAACGCTAGATTCTCCAGTGTTTAAGTTTTCCGGACATTTTACTGCTAAATGTTGTGATGTAACGGTGTATGACTGAAATGTGCCGGGAGCTAATGCTAATACTTTATCGCCAACTTTAAACTTTTTAACATTCGAACCTACGCTCGTAACGATACCTGAACATTCCTGCCCTAAACTTTTTTCAGAAAAAGTTCCTTCTACTAGTTCGTCTGTTATTTTGTGTGCTATTTTTAAACAATCAATATCACTAAAAACAGTATTTTTTATTAAAATTTCTATTTCGTCAGGTCCTGACTCTTTTCGTTTTAAATTTTCAAAGTAAAGATTTTCAAACCAAGGAGTTGCCGGAATTTTTAACTGAAGTGGTTCATTTTGAAAATCAACAGTTTTTAACTTTGTTTGCTCGTCTGTTTCCCAATTAACCATTTTTTTATGATAAACGAGTCCGTTTCTAATGGCCAATTCCTGGTAAGAATCGCTTCTGTTATTTACGATATCTGCTACTTTATTCCACGTTCTTTCAGAAGCTTCAATCGATGAATTTTCTTCTACATCAATTAATCTGACCTGACAATTAGGAACTTCATTGACAATTAACCTTCCCAAACCATGAAAAATACTAGCTTCCAAAGATGAAATCACGTCACTTTCCACGGCTATCTGACTGCCTTTGGTTATTAGAGTTAAGTTAAAATCTGTATCGCTTTTCTCTGAGAAAAACTTAACAATATTTAGAAACGGCATTATTTGGCTTACACATCTTTCACTCGTGTGAAGTTCATCTTCAAGATAATAAAAACCAGTAAAAGGCATTATAACTAAGTTGACTTCTTTATGGTAAGGATTCCAGATGTCATTGATGCTGTTTTCATCTTCTAAATTAATTACAAAATGATTTTCCCCTAATTCTTTAAACTCATTTCCGGATTCTGCAATAATTGTCGATCCTGCCACTAATTCCTGCAAAGGCAAACTATCAGCGTAATTATTTGTAAAAATGTAAGTTAAAGAATCATGTTTGACTTTGTTATAAACAACATTTTCTTTTTCCTGTATCCATTTTGTCTGGAATAGGTTTTTCTTTAGAAAATCATCAGTTTGCAATTCATTTTTTACAAGTCTCTTACATTTAAAGCCTTCTATTAGCATTAACACTTTACCTTCTTCATTACAAATAGTTAAATCTGTAACGATACAATGGTCATCTTTAAATTTCAATATAGAATAACAGTAAATTTCAGTTTCAGGTGCTGAATAAAAATGGATTTTTTTGATTGATACAGGAACAACATCCATGCTCACAAGCGCAATAATTGTTTGAAAACAAGAATCTAACAATGTAGGATGAATAAAATAATCGTCTGCAGCCTGAGCGACCTCATCATGAATAGTAATTTTTGCAACCAATTCTTCTTTTCCGGATCTTATCTCCTTGATACATCTGAAATGAGAACCATAATCGAGTTTAGATTTACTTAATCTTTCATAGATTTCTTTTTCATTTATAACAGTCTCCAAGCTACTTGTTATTGCATTAATGTCTATTACAGGAGTATTTTCCTCAAAATTTCCTATGGCAAATTTACCTGATGACATCTTTGTCCAATGAGCATCTTCTTGTCCGTTTTTACTTTGAATATTATAATTTCCATTGTTTGGATTTACGGATACGTGCAATTTTTGAATTTCATCTTCATTGATGACCAACATTTGAAGAAACTTTACGTTCTCTAACATAAATGGCACTTTCTGACTTATTTCATGCTGAAAAATGTCTATAGCGATACAAATGTAGCCGGCACCCGGAAAAGCTACTTTACCATGTACTACGTGGTCGTTCAAGAAAGGAAAAAATAAATCATTTAACTCAAACTCATAGGCAGCTATTGGCCCGCTTACTTTTTCTCTAAAAAGTAAACTGTTTGCACCATTTGACTGATTTTTTGAAACTGTTTTGGAATCTCTCCATAAATATTCTTTTTGCCAAGGATAAGTAGGCAATTGTATAAAAGGCAATTTGTCAATCCAGCTTTCCCATTTTATCGGATAACCGAGTGTGAACAGTCTCGAAATGTTTTCAAAAAAGTTAAGTTGTTCTCCTTCTCTTTTATTTAGAGTTTGTAATGAATAGCAATCTTTCCTGTTTTTAATGCATTCGTGTATAGAATTTTTTAAGACAGGATGCGGTCCTACTTCAAGAAAAATGGTATAATCATCTTGTAAAATAGTTTCTATCGTTTTTGCAAATAATACAGGTTCTCTTACATTATCATACCAATACTTGTTATCGATTTGATCTCCAGCAATTATATTTCCTGTTACTGTAGAATAAAGATCAATTTTAGTTTCAGATCCTTTTACAGTTTTTAATGCCTCTAATAAATCATCCTCTATAAGTTGCATTACTGGACTATGATATGGCACAGTTACATCTAATAATTGGCAAAAAACTCCCATCGAATCATATTTTTCCTTCAGCATCTTAAGCGATTCTGAATTTCCGGATATTGTTATTGATTTTGGGGCATTGATAGCTGCGATAGAAATATTTTCATAGCCACTGATGGTATCTTTTGCTTCCAATTCAGAAAGTCCAACAGCCAACATTGTACCTTTTCCTTCTGTTTTAGATTGAAGACTGCTTCGATAGTAACTTACTTTGATTGCATCTTTTAGTGATAAAGCTCCTGAAATATAAACAGAAACTACCTCACCAACGCTATGTCCTACAACCGCATCAGGAGTAATACCATAATAATTAAGCAATCTGGTAAGCGCTACCTGAATTACAAAATTTGCGGGCTGTGCAATAGTGGTATCCAGTATTTTTGAGGTTTCTAAAGGCTTGATAAGTTCTTCATAAATAGACCATCCGGAAATAGCCGTGAATTCAGCATCACATTCCATTATAGACTTCTTAAAAACAGGTTCTGTTTCCATTAGTTCTCTACCCATTTTCCACCATTGAGGTCCCATACCGGTATACACAAAAACTATTTTTGGTTTTTTACCTAAAAAACTCTCCTGACTTACGCCTTTTAATAAAATCCCTTCTTCATAAGCTTCTAATTTTTCTATTAAATCTTCTTTTGAAGTAGCAAAAATGGTCAAACGTTCAGAATGATTACTTCTTCTATAGATAACATTACTAAGGATTTGCTCAAACTGTTCACCATTTGCTATGATATATTTCTTGTATTTACCAGCCAACTCTTTTAATGCAGCTGAACTTTTAGCACTTATTGGAAATATAAAATGATTGGTTTTTAATCCCTGAGATTTTTCCTCTGTTGTGGTTGAATTGTACTGTTTTAAAACGATATGTCCATTCGAGCCTCCAAAACCAAAAGAATTAATTGAAGCAAAAGAGTCTTCGCCTTCTGGTAACGATTCCATTGAAGTTGGAATCCTTAAATTGCTTTCTTCATAATTTAAAGCCGGATTTGGATTTTTAAAATGTAAGTTGGCAGGAACTTTATTATTTTTAAGGCATAATGCCGTTTTAATAAGTCCTGCAATTCCAGACGCGGCTTCCAAATGTCCTATATTCGTTTTAACCGAACCAACTAAACATTTGGAATTTCTATCTCCATTTATTGACAGTGCTCTGTTAAGCGTTTTAAACTCAATTGGATCTCCAACTTTAGTTCCTGTACCATGAGCTTCTACATAATGTATTTTATCTGTATCTATAGAGTTCTCTTTGTATATCTTGTTAATCAATTGCAATTGAGCATCTGGATTAGGAACAGTAATTCCATTGGTTCTACCATCTTGATTTGTACCAGTTCCAACTATTGTGGCATATATTCTGTCATTATCTTTAATAGCTTCATCAAGAGGCTTTAATATTACAATTCCAGCACCTTCACCTCTTACATAACCGGCTGCATCACTGTCAAATGCTTTACAGCGACTATGAGTCGAAAGAAATTTTCCTTTACTCATTAGAACAGAACTTTCAGGAGCAAGCATATAATTTACTCCACCAACCATTGCCATAGATGACTCACCATTCCAAATGCTTTGACACGCAAGGTGCGTTGCCACTAATGATGAAGAGCATGCTGTATCTAAGGTAAAAGATGGTCCTTTTAAATCGAATATATAAGATAATCTATTTGATAGCATTGTCATAGCAACACCACTAATTGTGTGTGAGTTAATATGAGATTTGTTTTCTGATGAAGCTTGTGTCAATAAATTATCAAGCATAAATCCCCCAACAAATACGCCTGTATTAGTACCCTTAACTGCCTCAAGTGGTATTCCTGCATTTTCAAGAGCCTCATAGGCAACTTCCATAAGCATTCGTTGTTGAGGATCAAGACATTCAGACTCTCTGGGAGACATATCAAAAAATAAGGAATCAAACTCCAGGACATTTTCTTTAAGAAATCCACCTTGTTGAGCTCTTATTTTTCCTGATCTCGCATCATTTTTACTGTAATATTTTTTATTATCCCATCTGTCAAAAGGGACATTGCCAATAGTGTCTGTTTCATTCAACATCATTTCCCAAAACTTTTCAGCTGAAGAACTCGAACCTGGAAATCTGCATCCTATACCTACGATCGCAATTGGTTTATTTTTATTAGCCATAATTGAATAGTTAATTATTTCTTATTACTCATTTTTTAAATTGATGATACTCTTGTAAGCAGTATTATTTGATGGAAGAAAAATGGATTTAGAAGTTTAATTTCGAACAGAAGATATTTTACGCTTGGTATTTTAATATGAATTATTAAAAAAGCAAATCAAAAGAAACTCGTTTATCATAAATAGTCCCAATCCCGAAATTTCGGTACGGATATATTTAAATAAGGAAAACGCCTTTTTTGAGCTCTATAATTCCATTTATAAACACATTAAAACACTTACAACCAACGGCTTAAATAATATATCCGTAAAAGATGATTTAGCATTAAGTAAATATGAAATCAAGCAGCTATTTTTCTATTCTGATATTTGATTTTTAAGACATGGAGATTTTATGCCTTTTATTCTCTGATTTTTTGAACTTGTAAAACTACCTCCGTAATAAATAAAGGTACTGTCCAGCTTATCCAGCTAGCCAACGCAACAATATCAGGTTCATTGGTAACTTTTAAATAAGATAAAACATCTATAACCACCCTAAAAAGAACAAATGCAAGGGTTACCATGTAACATCGTACCATCCATTCTCTATGTTGCTCAATTTTTCTTTTTATAATTGCAATATATGCCAAAAACGCAGTCACCAGCCATACAACCCCACCAATACCAAGTCCTACATCAATAACCAAATTGCTAGAAGAAGTGCTAATTAGAAAAATCAGGGCCAAGGCAGAAACCAATACACTTATTAAAAAGATATATCCCGTAACACGGTGAAATTGAGGGTATTTAATTCGAATAGTTGGCAAAAATTGAAAAGGTCCTAAAACCATTACTAAGACACCTCCCACTACATGTGGCCATATCCAGACTGCTCTTGGAAAATAATACGGTCCATATATATCTTTTGAAACAATAAGAAAAGGAAAGGCCCTCACAAGTAAATAATACAAGGAGATAAGTCCTAAAATAACTGTAATTATTTTAACTACCCAATTACCAAAACTGCTGTTTTTTTTCTTAGTAGAAACCTGCTCAATATTCAAAAAATTATTTTCCATTTGATGATAAATATCATTATAGTATAATGCGTTGGGTGTAATGCATAAAGATTTAGTTAAACACATAGAAGGCATAGATTTTATGATTCGAATAAAGCAAATCAAAAGAAACTCGTTTCTCACACATAGTCCTGGTCCCGAAATTTCGGGACGGATGTATTTAAGAGTGAAACGCCTTTTTTGAATTCAATAATTCTATGCTTCTATGTGTTAAAAAAATACACCCAACGCATCTAAAAGGTTACCGATAAGAGATTGAAATTCTTTGTAATTGCACTAAATGCGGATTGAAAACTATTGCGGAATGAGCTCAGTTTTGTATTCTAATATTTTACCCATTTCCATTTTGTATACCTTATTTGCGATATCAAAATACTTATCATCATGGGTAATTACGATTAATAATTTGCCTTCATCCTTCATTTTTACAAGTAATTCGTTATAGAAGAAATCTTTAAAGTCCGGATCAAGATCGGCTGCACATTCGTCAAATAAGTAAATAGGACGATCTTCTAAATATGATTTTAAAATTGCCAATCTTTTACGCTGACCTTTAGAAAGGTCAATAGTGCTGTATTCTCCATTTTCAATGTTAACCTTGTCCAACAAACCAAACATACTAAGCCACTCATATACTTGCTCTAAACGCTCATTTTTAATGCCATAGATTTTTTTGAATAAGTAAAAATCACTGTAGATAACAGAATAATATTCTCCTAAATTTTGTGAATCTATGTTTACACCATTAATTAACAATTGTCCGGAATCAGCAGTATAAAGTCCGGTTAATAATTTTAGAAAAGTGGTTTTACCGCTACCATTACCGCCTATTATAAATACAATATCGCCCTGAACTACTTCAAAATTTATTGGGCCAATACCATACGTCATTTCATCTTCGTCTTCACTTTTCTTATAACTAAAACACACATTTTTAACCTCTAATTTTTCAACTGATTCTATGTGCACTGTATTGTCATCTTCAAGAAGTAATGAATCATTTGAATCGGTATTTTGAAGAAAATCCTTGATTCTGTGCCAAGCAATCTTTGCATTTATTATTCCTGGTATTCCGGCAAGCATATTATTAAATGGTCCCCATAAAAACAAAGTTCCAATTACAAAAGTGGTAATCAATTGTTTATCGAATTTAAAAATCATAGGAAAAACCAAACACGTTACACCGATAGCAACGGTAAAGGAAATTTCTGAAAGAAGTGTTTTATTTATATCAATATATGCCGCATTAAGCTGCGATTTATACAAAATGACGTTTCTTTTTTCTATGTCCTTATTGTATTCTACACGTTTCACCTGGTGCAAAACCAATTCTTTAAAACCATTTATCAAACCGGTAACCAAATTTGTAAATCCTTCTCTTTTTTCTCTAGCATCCATTAAAGCATTATTTAAAGGAGCGGCTAAGAAACTATAAATGACAAATATAAATGCCATTGAACCAACAAGAACTGATGCATTTAAAACATCTAATGAGAACAGATAAACAAAAATGATAAATGCAGTAAGTATGTTCGTAAAAATGTGAATGGCAACTTGTGAGAAGTAAAATATAGCTCCAATATCATCATTCAAAATGGTATAAATTTTTCCACTTTCAATTTTTTCATACTTTATATAAGGAATTCTAAAAACATTCCTAAGTATCATTGAATTAAATTCCTGTGCTACTAATGAACCTAAAAACGCTGTTTTTCTTTTACTAAGTCGAATTGTAATTACATAAAAGTAAGTTGCTAATACGAAGAAAATCAATAAATATTTAGTTTCTATTCTACCGGTAACAAATTCACTTACGATCATCACAATAAGTGCATTGGCTAATCCCGGAATTAATGATATCAATAGTAACGACGAAAGAATATTGTGGTATTTATTTTTATGTTCAAAGAAAATAGTTATTCTCGTTAAAAAGTAAAATACTGATATAACTATGCCTAACTGAATAATAGCATCGCTTAAAACTTTATAATTTTGAGATTGAACTGACCAAAAATTTTGGTCGTACAAAGCAATAGGCATAAAATATAAGCATGCAAACAACGGTAGTATAGCCGCAAAACCCACGATATAATTCGAAATTTTTGCAAGAGAGATTTCTCTTTTTCTCTTCTTTTTAATAATTTGAACAACTGCTATTATTGAATATATAATACCTATCAAAGCAAGTGCAGCAGTTAGTATTTCAATTGTAA
This genomic interval carries:
- a CDS encoding type I polyketide synthase, whose protein sequence is MANKNKPIAIVGIGCRFPGSSSSAEKFWEMMLNETDTIGNVPFDRWDNKKYYSKNDARSGKIRAQQGGFLKENVLEFDSLFFDMSPRESECLDPQQRMLMEVAYEALENAGIPLEAVKGTNTGVFVGGFMLDNLLTQASSENKSHINSHTISGVAMTMLSNRLSYIFDLKGPSFTLDTACSSSLVATHLACQSIWNGESSMAMVGGVNYMLAPESSVLMSKGKFLSTHSRCKAFDSDAAGYVRGEGAGIVILKPLDEAIKDNDRIYATIVGTGTNQDGRTNGITVPNPDAQLQLINKIYKENSIDTDKIHYVEAHGTGTKVGDPIEFKTLNRALSINGDRNSKCLVGSVKTNIGHLEAASGIAGLIKTALCLKNNKVPANLHFKNPNPALNYEESNLRIPTSMESLPEGEDSFASINSFGFGGSNGHIVLKQYNSTTTEEKSQGLKTNHFIFPISAKSSAALKELAGKYKKYIIANGEQFEQILSNVIYRRSNHSERLTIFATSKEDLIEKLEAYEEGILLKGVSQESFLGKKPKIVFVYTGMGPQWWKMGRELMETEPVFKKSIMECDAEFTAISGWSIYEELIKPLETSKILDTTIAQPANFVIQVALTRLLNYYGITPDAVVGHSVGEVVSVYISGALSLKDAIKVSYYRSSLQSKTEGKGTMLAVGLSELEAKDTISGYENISIAAINAPKSITISGNSESLKMLKEKYDSMGVFCQLLDVTVPYHSPVMQLIEDDLLEALKTVKGSETKIDLYSTVTGNIIAGDQIDNKYWYDNVREPVLFAKTIETILQDDYTIFLEVGPHPVLKNSIHECIKNRKDCYSLQTLNKREGEQLNFFENISRLFTLGYPIKWESWIDKLPFIQLPTYPWQKEYLWRDSKTVSKNQSNGANSLLFREKVSGPIAAYEFELNDLFFPFLNDHVVHGKVAFPGAGYICIAIDIFQHEISQKVPFMLENVKFLQMLVINEDEIQKLHVSVNPNNGNYNIQSKNGQEDAHWTKMSSGKFAIGNFEENTPVIDINAITSSLETVINEKEIYERLSKSKLDYGSHFRCIKEIRSGKEELVAKITIHDEVAQAADDYFIHPTLLDSCFQTIIALVSMDVVPVSIKKIHFYSAPETEIYCYSILKFKDDHCIVTDLTICNEEGKVLMLIEGFKCKRLVKNELQTDDFLKKNLFQTKWIQEKENVVYNKVKHDSLTYIFTNNYADSLPLQELVAGSTIIAESGNEFKELGENHFVINLEDENSINDIWNPYHKEVNLVIMPFTGFYYLEDELHTSERCVSQIMPFLNIVKFFSEKSDTDFNLTLITKGSQIAVESDVISSLEASIFHGLGRLIVNEVPNCQVRLIDVEENSSIEASERTWNKVADIVNNRSDSYQELAIRNGLVYHKKMVNWETDEQTKLKTVDFQNEPLQLKIPATPWFENLYFENLKRKESGPDEIEILIKNTVFSDIDCLKIAHKITDELVEGTFSEKSLGQECSGIVTSVGSNVKKFKVGDKVLALAPGTFQSYTVTSQHLAVKCPENLNTGESSVIISYLTAIYCLRDRAGLGKGDKVLIHNATNGVGLAAINYAKHIGAEIFVTTESDENSSFLRTLGVQHIYNSENLDFAKHIKKETNGKGVDVILSSESGELAYQNFSSLAPYGIYLDISKKDIMGNDSMDMKFFNHNLSYISVDIDRMLIEKKEKIEGLLADLVNYLESGELPALPSTVFSVDHILEAFNQIKDNKQLGNVVIDFQNEPVQVANTQEGKVRTDGTYLITGGTGGLGLEIANWLVEKGARNIALLSRSGLTNTDTIQNVEKMKKKGVNVQVYAVDISKFQDLQQVFNKIKEDLPALIGIFHSAMVLDDGYLLDMNEDRFMKVFQPKIDGAMNLHHLSKELHLDIFVLFSSISSLIGNIGQANYVAANAFLDSFALWRKGLNLAATTVNLGVLKESGVVSRNENIEKILKGSGINSFTNKQVMLGIDFFVKEKPTQIGFFDLNWSIISKSFGKSGVALFSEIDKMNNNQEESLSEVQAGNREKLSGLDPNSQHEFIITLLKKHLGRILKISADNVNPDKGINLLGVDSVLTIEFMGMIKESLAVEIAPIEFLTGPSVRQLSTKIIANSFQVMSEELV
- a CDS encoding DUF2306 domain-containing protein, coding for MENNFLNIEQVSTKKKNSSFGNWVVKIITVILGLISLYYLLVRAFPFLIVSKDIYGPYYFPRAVWIWPHVVGGVLVMVLGPFQFLPTIRIKYPQFHRVTGYIFLISVLVSALALIFLISTSSSNLVIDVGLGIGGVVWLVTAFLAYIAIIKRKIEQHREWMVRCYMVTLAFVLFRVVIDVLSYLKVTNEPDIVALASWISWTVPLFITEVVLQVQKIRE
- a CDS encoding cyclic peptide export ABC transporter — translated: MDNTVFTIEILTAALALIGIIYSIIAVVQIIKKKRKREISLAKISNYIVGFAAILPLFACLYFMPIALYDQNFWSVQSQNYKVLSDAIIQLGIVISVFYFLTRITIFFEHKNKYHNILSSLLLISLIPGLANALIVMIVSEFVTGRIETKYLLIFFVLATYFYVITIRLSKRKTAFLGSLVAQEFNSMILRNVFRIPYIKYEKIESGKIYTILNDDIGAIFYFSQVAIHIFTNILTAFIIFVYLFSLDVLNASVLVGSMAFIFVIYSFLAAPLNNALMDAREKREGFTNLVTGLINGFKELVLHQVKRVEYNKDIEKRNVILYKSQLNAAYIDINKTLLSEISFTVAIGVTCLVFPMIFKFDKQLITTFVIGTLFLWGPFNNMLAGIPGIINAKIAWHRIKDFLQNTDSNDSLLLEDDNTVHIESVEKLEVKNVCFSYKKSEDEDEMTYGIGPINFEVVQGDIVFIIGGNGSGKTTFLKLLTGLYTADSGQLLINGVNIDSQNLGEYYSVIYSDFYLFKKIYGIKNERLEQVYEWLSMFGLLDKVNIENGEYSTIDLSKGQRKRLAILKSYLEDRPIYLFDECAADLDPDFKDFFYNELLVKMKDEGKLLIVITHDDKYFDIANKVYKMEMGKILEYKTELIPQ